The stretch of DNA CCTTGCAAAAACCAGACAAGAGCTACAAACTTGACAGCTCACCTGAGAGTTTAAAATCAAACAGCAACGACAGAAATCGCAGACAGCGTCGGAACGAGAAGGCCGAGCGCAGCGCTCGGGGCTCTACTTATCGCCTGTCCgcgggatgaggaggaggcgctCGTGATGTGGCGGGGCGTGGGCCGCCGCCCTAACGCTATTGGCCCACGCAGACAGAGAGGGGCGGTGTTTGCATGGTGTTCCTGCTGTGGCGTCATCAATGCACTCTTTTGTGGACTTTTTGGTTCACGTCGGAAGAGAGGGTTTGTTGAGAACAGGAAGGGAACACGATGTGTCGTCTGAAACAGCTCTGACACATCCCCGCCCCGTGTTGTTTTTCGCTGTTGCAGCTCCACGAGTAGAATAATGAAATGCAACGCGAGAGGCCTGTTGCAATTCTGCAGAGCAGGTTTCTTTTGTCCCCCGGTGGATTACATCAGCACAGGATactgtgtttgtctgatttGGGTGTGTTCAGGGGAGTCACAGTTTTCACTTTCCAATGCTCTCAAGACGGTGGGTGGAGGTGATTAAGTTATAATAATTAAGCATGCCAATGTATCAATGTTTCAAATGCAAAGGGTTAATCTTCTAAATCATTTCAGttcttatttttgaaaattaagtCACTTACTTACTCCTGATATCCTTTCCAAACATTTTACAAGCACAAGCATGTTTGCTATAATACGGGATAGTATTAGTGCCAGGCAATTTGCAATCAGAGAATAAATTGGAAATTGAAATATTGAGAATAaactcctctggtccatcaaaCCCAGTTAGAGGACGAGCTGACAGCTATGTGAGCTGCCAGCGTTTCATCTTTCCCAGCTTATGTGgtttctcctttctccttcatTTCTTATGATCGGCCCTGATACTCTTGCATTGTTTTCAGTTAGATTCTGGGACCTAACTTatggaaccttttttttcatttggctaACATAACATCTTCCTTCAGGTACTGCACAgccaatttttttgttgttgactttaagttttttttacatgtataatgtataattgAAGATATTATATAGAGTTGATCAGTGAGCCCTGgttattcatttcattgttaTGTTACTGATTTGAGTCATCATAATTTGAGATAACAGAGATTATTACACTATAGGAACATGCTTCCATTCATTTACTAGACCGAGagcaaaccctttttttttcatgctcctttgtttttctaccACCTGCGTCACATTGATTGTCAAACACGTCATGTATAAACAGTTCTCACATCGATTGCTGAAAATGGCCTGAAAAAACATTAGTGCACGATTGATCTCCACAGACAGGGATTTTGGAGCCCATATATTGGGGTGGATGACGAACCAGTTTTTACACAACCTGGACTCTGAACCCTGTGCAATTTCCCTTTTAATACTGCAGGTCAGAGTTCAGCCTCTGTCCACGAGTCCGTCTTTACATAAGGAGTGAGAGTCAAAGGCGTGTCAAATGTTTGCCAACCCTCAAAGAATTTGaacttaattaaaaaagataCCACCACAGGAAATATTAGTTTGGATGTTTTTGTGACCTGGTAGCTGGAACAATATCACAAAGCACTGCAACTCTCCGTGTGAGTGACATATAATACTGCAGGACACAAAGTATCTCTCATCCATGTTGCTGAGATTAGGATAGTTTCTGTTTTGTGAAATTACATGTGCATTACAAATGTCAGTCTTAATTCAGTGGCACGATTTTTACTTTCTTTGGTTAACACATCATATTTGGGATAAGTCTTTTATTAAACTGCAATTTATACCATAAGGCAGGCAACAGCACATAGCAGGCAGGTGTCATCGATCCCCAGGGCGTTTGTCATTgtctcattttttgtttttggtgagAACTTGCAATGCATGCATTTGTCTTGAATTTGCAccattaaagtaaaaataatgagcgggtacatttttatttagtccTTTCCAAAAAAATCTAGTTCCAAGCCCAGCATGCTTATTATAGATTTTAGTTTGTGTTGCTTTCAATCTGTGTATTTCCCTCAGGTTAGATTGTGTTTTATCAAATCACCACAACCTTACTGACTAACAGTAAACCTGGGGCCACAGCAGTATTCCTGTGTTGAAGTACTGAAGTACTAGctgtgcaaaataaaacaagtcttCCATCTCTTATCAGCTGCACTCTACTTCAAACCTCCGGCCTCCGAACAGAATGAGTGTTGTGCTGCAGGGGTTGTTTCCCTCCGGACCGGCAGGGGGCGCACCGCCGGCTGAAGGTTCGTCCACCACTAGCCCGTTGACGCTTCCGTTTCCGAGAGGCAAGAAGCCGCAACATCAACATCCACAGACAAATTCACTTAACATAAAGCTcttaccattaaaaaaaacggtAAGATTTTGGGTTGGTTGTAGTTGTTGCtgaaaatattagaaaatgaaggCATCGGCGTGTCGGCTCAGAATTGCGTTTCCGTGAGCATCAAGAGCGATCCTAGCTGACGTTAGCAGACGGCTAATGTTAGCCTGCCGCTGCATTGACTAATTCAATCAGCTTGTTCGTGCCTATAAAATGTAATAGTACGCACATTCGGCTTTGTTTGTGTCGACACCCATCGCTTGTGGTAACAAGTTTTCAGAATATTCATTAAGGAAGTGGTCTGTGGCCACTTAGCGTGTTCTATGTCCAGTGCTCTCCAGCTAGCTCTGTCGTCCAAACCATATGGGTCTACTTCTGTCGGCTAACTGTCACATTCTGCTCTTTTTAacgtctctctcttgttccaGGAGTCTGAGGATGTCGGGACAGAAGCGTCCAGCTGACCCGAGTGGTCCCTCGTCCTCCGGTGCGCCCTCGGAGAagcggagggagagggaaggagaggacggAGGTCCCGGGGTCAGCGCCGCTGCCGGGGGGAGCACCGCGGTGGAGACGGTCATCAAGCTGGGAGGGGTGTCCAACTCGGTAAGCATCTCTCTAATCCACCACGCTGCCAATATAATACTAACCTCAGAGGTgtaatgtctgtttgtttggctgCTCCCTACTTTTTATCTTCATGTTtgaatcatttgtttttccaggaaGAACAAGACATCAAAGCTCTCCAGGCTAAGAACCGAAAGTTGGGCGAAGCCCTCGATCAAAGACAGGTAAACAGATTCCCCACTTCATGTTTACAACTCCTACTGAAAGCTGAACTTGCATCAACTCATGTTTGAAGGAAAGTTAAATCACCAGGCTTGTTGATTTGCAGGTGATTGAGGACGAGTTGCGAGAGAGAATTGAGAGACTGGAGACCCGGCAGGCCACTGATGATGCCAGTCTGCTGATCCTCAATAGATACTGGAACCAGGTAAACATTTGCTGATTCCAGACTTAGGAGCAAAACAACATTAACAGTCTCCACTACTGTAGAGGTCAAAAAGTGGAAGTGTTTTGTTAATTCTCTCGTGTCtctccttcagtttgatgaacaTGTCCAGCTGATCACCAGACGCTATGACCAAGCAAGCGGCGAACCCGAGAAATCTCCGGCGGGTGAGGGACGGAGCCTGAAGCCGGATACTCCAGAACCTGATGGCGACTCCAACCAGGAGAGGGTTAAGGACAGAGGTCAAGACAAAACCGACACAGAATTGTGACTTTGTTagcaaaaacatttatataattGATGGAACAAATCAGAGAGAAAACCCCCTTTCCCTCTGTTGTCACCCAGGCCACCAAGGAGAGACATCCAACTCCTTCCTGGCCACGCTGGCCAGCAGCACCAGCGAGGAGATGGAAGCTGAGCTTCAGGTGAGAGTGGAGTCCAGCCAGAAACAGGCCAGCCATGTGGTGGAGATCTATGAGTGTCTGAAACGCACAGTGGATCAACTGAAGGCAGAGGACTCTGGAGATGGTGAGATAAAAGGAAGGAAGGTTTGGGGAGGAATACTTTATGAGATTATTGAAATGGAGTTGAGCATCAAGtcagtttctttgtttgcacttgttattattgttacttTTCTTTACAGATGGCAGTTTGTGGAAGGTAGCTTCCACACTGAACTCCCTCCTGACCAGTGAAAACGAGCGGCTTCAACAGCTGACCGAGGACCTCAAGCAGAAGCACAGTCACATGACGAGCGAGGTACAAATTACATGTCCTTATTTATACTCTCGACGCGAAGGTCAAGCACACCTTAACAGTAAAAAGTTATCAAGTAAATCTGCTTGCAAGAGGCATAAACCATGCCTTTTtacttaactttaactttttctgTTACTAATCATCCTCCAGTAacggatgttttttttctccttgttcttctcAGTCCCGGTCTTTGGGTCGTGCAGCCAACAAAGCAGACCAGCGTGTGAGCGAGCTGCAGGTTCTGATCGAGGAGCTCCAGTGGGACATGGAGAAGATCCGCCGCCGGGAAAACCGGCTGAACGCACACCTGAGCGAGATACTGGAGAgggtgaggatttgttttggACTTCATGttgatcactgtgtgtgtgttgaaatatGGTCTGACACTCCCTGTGCCATCCCAGGTGAACAGCAAAGGCTATAAGGTGTGTGGGGAGGCCAGCAGCGTATGTGGGACAATCACTATTAACAAGAGAAAGGTAGGATTCCCCCCTCAAAATTTTGTtaactaaaacaaaatatgttgtGAGAAATGCCAAGAAATACTATAGTTTCTTTCCATATCTTACACTGTGtacttgtttttcctctctcctgacATCAGTTTGAGGAAATGAACAGCGAGTTGGAGGAGAACCGGGACCTGGCAGACAACCGCCTCACTGAACTGCAGAAGCTCCAGCAAGACCTGCAAAATGTTCACCAggagaacaacaacatgaagGCACTtaccacacacacttgttttgaaTCAAGTCtttggaaatatatttttttccccatttctggATAAttgtagaaaaataattaaCGTTGTCACTAAACCAAAGGATTTTAAATTACTGCcatgatgaaaatatatattgcaaTGGAAGCAGATTCCAAGTGAGTGGAGCAACATGActgcaaaaggaaagaaatgagcACAGCATCagtttacattttaggtcaaaACCTTTGGTGAAAAGGAAACTGCTTATTACATACTTTCTGTATGAAATAGTTTTTCTCTACcctgtattttttattcattttggttactatctgtttctttcttttctccattttcatcTCAGGCGGAGTTGATGAGTCGGGCAGAGGGCATGGTAAAAGAGACTTCAGAGTATCGCTGTCTGCAGTCACAGTTTTCTGTGCTCTACAACGAGTCTCTGATCCTCAAGGCTCAATTAGACGAGACACGCGCTCGCCTCAACACTACTAGGACGGCACGCCTTCGACAGCTGGAGCACATGGAGGTAAGTTGtgcatgtttacatttgtgtcCGTGTCCCTGTCTTACTCTTACTCGGCCCTATGTGTGCAGAATGATGAGGTGGCTCTGCAGAGGAAGGTTCGTACTGAGGTGTTTCAGCTGGAGGACACGCTGGCTCAGGTCAGGAAGGAGTACGAGATGTTGCGCATCGAGTTTGAGCAAACTCTTGCTGCCAACGAACAAGCAGGTAACTTACAGGTTCTGGCTAACAtagaggctacatccacattactttgttttcgttttaaaaccCATCACTGCTGCTATGGTTACggctgccgtccacactacacCAGAGTTTTCAAGCACCTTAAgaggagaagtttggaaacgctgctcgccccTTTTTAGTTTGGAAATTCCGGGGTTGTTTTGTAGTCTGGACCGGcaagacatttgaaaaagatGACGCAGTCCCCTGCATACGATTCCTGCTTTGAAGGCAAAATGTTGTTAATACTTTAAGTACTTGAAGTTGTTTCtcgtttgtagtattttctgtaactaaacAACCGACTGTAAAGTAGACAATCTGAAGAGCTCAGATCCACATTATCTTTCTGCTGACATATAAATActaatgtgttttctctctctttcctcttgctCATTTCTGTTCCTCTAACTGCCTCCTCGTCTCAGGTCCTATTAACAGGGAGATGCGGCACTTGATTAGCACACTACAAACCCACAACCAGCAGATGAAGGGAGAGGTGGTGAAATTCAAGAtcagactgagagagacacaagctGAACTCAACCAGGTGtgacagaaggagacagagatgaaTGCTGTCACCTCTCACCAGcacaaatatttatgtattaCAATCTTTCGGAAGCGgtgaaaacatcacacacatctgttGCTTCTGTAGGTCCGTGCTTCAAAGGGCAGCGCCATCCTCCAATCCCAGTCGAGCACAGAGATGGACGTGAAGGATGAGACGGCCTCTCCTTCAACCCCAGCCGTCTCCGGAGAACCTGTGGTCAAGACTGAGCCTGACAACGGCTCCTCAACACCCAGCAGCACTGGTAACCAACACCTAgtcaaaatgcattttaattatttgtgaTTATTGTTGTCATGATCCACATTAAGACATATCTGGTCAGTCCTCGCAGACAATTCCTTTACATTGTCACTTCGTCTCTCTATAGGCACCTCAGTGAAGACAGAGCCTGGAGTGGAACCAGACGCAGCagtaaaagaggaggagaaagaagagaagaaagagaaggaggaaaagaaagacaaggacattacaaagaaagaggagaaagacagagagcgggagaaggagaaggagagagagaggccgacTCGTGGGAGCGGCAGCAGTGtcatgaaggaggagaaagagaagccGGGGAGCAGCGGCC from Scophthalmus maximus strain ysfricsl-2021 chromosome 9, ASM2237912v1, whole genome shotgun sequence encodes:
- the rnf20 gene encoding E3 ubiquitin-protein ligase BRE1A, giving the protein MSGQKRPADPSGPSSSGAPSEKRREREGEDGGPGVSAAAGGSTAVETVIKLGGVSNSEEQDIKALQAKNRKLGEALDQRQVIEDELRERIERLETRQATDDASLLILNRYWNQFDEHVQLITRRYDQASGEPEKSPAGEGRSLKPDTPEPDGDSNQERVKDRGHQGETSNSFLATLASSTSEEMEAELQVRVESSQKQASHVVEIYECLKRTVDQLKAEDSGDDGSLWKVASTLNSLLTSENERLQQLTEDLKQKHSHMTSESRSLGRAANKADQRVSELQVLIEELQWDMEKIRRRENRLNAHLSEILERVNSKGYKVCGEASSVCGTITINKRKFEEMNSELEENRDLADNRLTELQKLQQDLQNVHQENNNMKAELMSRAEGMVKETSEYRCLQSQFSVLYNESLILKAQLDETRARLNTTRTARLRQLEHMENDEVALQRKVRTEVFQLEDTLAQVRKEYEMLRIEFEQTLAANEQAGPINREMRHLISTLQTHNQQMKGEVVKFKIRLRETQAELNQVRASKGSAILQSQSSTEMDVKDETASPSTPAVSGEPVVKTEPDNGSSTPSSTGTSVKTEPGVEPDAAVKEEEKEEKKEKEEKKDKDITKKEEKDREREKEKERERPTRGSGSSVMKEEKEKPGSSGQPEESAGERLSVVGGSKRKEMEQLKIVRAELKKAQESQREMKLLLDMYRSAPKEQRDKVQLMAAEKKAKSEGEELRQRLRELEERERREGKKMADEEALRKIRSVEEQIDILNKKLSIAKQEEDALLSEMDVTGQAFEDMQEQNIRLMQQLREKDDANFKLMSERIKSNQIHKLLKEEKEELADQLLTLKTQVDAQLQVVRKLEEKERLLQGTISTAERELALRTQALDMNKRKAQDSASLSEEVRTQLEQVQQRLRLVREEVVENSISREKESFNARRAQEDIAKLRRKIEKAKKPAEKISNGDDILNEEISEYKARLTCPCCNSRVKDAVLTKCFHVFCFECVKTRYDTRQRKCPKCNAAFGANDFHRIYIG